The Halobacteriovorax sp. DA5 genome segment AAAGTTGATATGCACTTAGAGAATTTTGTCGCAAATGAGCAGCTTAAAGATATTAAGATTGCTGATCTTAGACTTGCCTGTTCTGGTGATTATACTCTTGATGGAAAACACCAAGTTGAGCTTAAAAGAGGAATTGAAGTAGGGCACATTTTCCAACTTGGTGACAAGTATACGAAGGGAATGGGGGTAACTATTCTCGATCAAAATGGAAAAGCTGCGACACCTTTAATGGGTTGTTACGGTATTGGTGTAACTCGTTTAGTTGCAGCAGCGATTGAGCAAAACCATGATGAAAATGGAATCATATGGCCAGCAGCAATTGCTCCTTATAATTTATCTTTCGTTGCAATTACTAAGTCTGATGAATACAAAGCCAAAGCTGATGAACTTCATAAAGAGCTTATATCAGCAGGGTTAGAAGTTATTTATGATGATAGAAAGGCTGGACCTGGATTCAAATTTAAGGATGCAGATCTTCTAGGGTTACCTCTTCAAGTTGTTCTTGGAGAAAGAGATCACAAAGAAGATGGTCTTCTAGAAATCAGAGTTAGACGTACTGGTGAAAAAATAAAAGTATCTCAAGACCAACTTATTTCGAAAGTTAATGAGCTTTTAAAGGACCTGTAATGGAACAAGATATCATTGTAGGAGTACATTCGATTGTACATGCAATTCGTAATCCTAAACGTAAAACAATTGAGCTTGTTGCCTGTGAAGAGGGAATTGATAAGCTATACAAGATGGGTGGGATTAAGAAACAAGAACTTGATGGAATCAAAGTTAAATTAGTTTCTTCTCACAAAGTTCAAGAGCTTGCTAAGGAACTTTATACTGAACAGGAATTTCAATACTCAAGAGTTCCGTCAGGTGTTTTCTTGTTAACAAGTCAAAAAGAAATTTTAGAAACAAAGCCATTATTTGATTCAATTGATAATGTTGAAGAAGTTAAAATCTTATGTCTAGATGGAGTAACAGATGTCCACAACGCTGGTGCAATCATGCGTACAGCAGCGTTTTACAATGTTACTCATATTGTTTTTGCAGTAAAAAATAATTTCAATATTGGACCTTCGATGGCCCGTATTGCTTCTGGTGCTCTTGAGTATATTGACATCGTTAAATGCAATTCTTTACCTAAGT includes the following:
- a CDS encoding RNA methyltransferase; translated protein: MEQDIIVGVHSIVHAIRNPKRKTIELVACEEGIDKLYKMGGIKKQELDGIKVKLVSSHKVQELAKELYTEQEFQYSRVPSGVFLLTSQKEILETKPLFDSIDNVEEVKILCLDGVTDVHNAGAIMRTAAFYNVTHIVFAVKNNFNIGPSMARIASGALEYIDIVKCNSLPKFLSALIKRNVTPIGLTEHTDDNELGEINGIKCLVLGAEDRGLSHATVRLLEKKIRLEPMGKIESLNVSVAAAIAMEKVFSKK